In Burkholderia savannae, one genomic interval encodes:
- a CDS encoding helix-turn-helix domain-containing protein: MDHEHTGAETTAEDTGRSADGDGTAGRALVSVAHDADEQARNLIGWRQAYDQLAAGRFVGTLTELPLDTMKVFRETTSHTLRQACEVRGDAYWFGIPVARDGAARIDARPIAADALAFRPGNVEFELLTPAQFSIFGVVVRGAVLRRYAEEVERCGLDERLPLMPVVKVGEARLTRLCALLAQRLDDADAMSAAGAPLSDCARNDLQAEVLAALFDLCASPAADATVEHSSRRRKIVAAARDYVLAHRSRPVGVPELCEQLHVSRRTLQYCFQDVLGMAPATYLRALRLNGVRRDLRGRAADSVQDVAAAWGFWHLSQFATDYRRMFGARPSETLRGALAC, encoded by the coding sequence ATGGATCACGAGCACACCGGCGCCGAGACGACGGCGGAGGACACGGGACGCAGCGCGGACGGCGACGGCACGGCCGGGCGCGCGCTCGTCAGCGTCGCGCACGACGCCGACGAGCAGGCGCGCAACCTGATCGGCTGGCGCCAGGCCTACGACCAGCTCGCGGCGGGCCGCTTCGTCGGCACGCTGACCGAGCTGCCGCTCGACACGATGAAGGTGTTCCGCGAGACGACGAGCCACACGCTGCGGCAGGCGTGCGAGGTGCGCGGCGACGCGTACTGGTTCGGCATCCCGGTCGCGCGCGACGGCGCGGCGCGCATCGACGCGCGGCCGATCGCCGCCGATGCGCTTGCGTTTCGCCCCGGCAACGTCGAGTTCGAGCTGCTGACGCCCGCGCAATTCTCGATCTTCGGCGTCGTCGTGCGCGGCGCGGTGCTGCGCCGCTATGCGGAGGAAGTCGAGCGCTGCGGGCTCGACGAGCGGCTGCCGCTCATGCCCGTCGTGAAGGTCGGCGAGGCGCGCCTCACGCGGCTTTGCGCGCTGCTCGCGCAGCGGCTCGACGACGCGGACGCGATGAGCGCGGCGGGTGCGCCGTTGTCCGACTGCGCGCGCAACGATCTGCAGGCGGAAGTGCTCGCGGCGCTGTTCGACCTGTGCGCGTCGCCCGCCGCCGACGCGACCGTCGAGCATTCGTCGCGGCGGCGCAAGATCGTCGCGGCCGCGCGCGATTACGTGCTCGCGCACCGCTCGCGGCCCGTCGGCGTGCCGGAGCTGTGCGAGCAGCTGCACGTGAGCCGGCGCACGTTGCAGTACTGCTTCCAGGACGTGCTCGGCATGGCCCCCGCCACCTATTTGCGCGCGCTGCGGCTGAACGGCGTGCGGCGCGACCTGCGCGGGCGCGCGGCGGATTCGGTGCAGGACGTCGCGGCCGCGTGGGGGTTCTGGCATCTGAGCCAGTTCGCGACCGACTATCGGCGGATGTTCGGCGCGCGGCCGTCGGAAACGCTGCGCGGCGCGCTGGCCTGCTGA
- a CDS encoding glycosyltransferase family protein produces the protein MTTHAAPALPPADALTYPGTLLSPDGRLVAPYDLECTGADARGYAGAASRIGLLHAASRPFALDYATLSTVHVINGMGVALGDSVIGLTALAAIRARHPHVRFVLYRPAHAPAYVDALYRLAADAIAPIRTLPWPAAALPESDTRIDLGNHLYWPAFATRPMIDFFLASLGVPPESIAADAKRNHWLARLTLPEPPPEWRGRRYALFCPQASTPLRSIPPARRAALVDRLARIYRLPVLGFEPIDHPDYVDVSVHSGDTAHFIGWVAQASVVMCADTSAVHIAAGFDVPTLACFSSIAPELRVRDYPFCTAIGLDVPEMLRNRHKSDAVDDIALVDAAYRRIDWDALAWPPARE, from the coding sequence ATGACGACGCACGCAGCCCCCGCGCTGCCGCCCGCCGACGCGCTCACCTACCCCGGCACGCTGCTGTCGCCGGACGGCCGGCTCGTCGCGCCCTACGATCTCGAATGCACGGGCGCCGACGCGCGCGGCTACGCCGGCGCGGCGAGCCGCATCGGGCTGTTGCATGCGGCAAGCCGTCCGTTCGCGCTCGATTACGCGACGTTGTCGACCGTTCACGTGATCAATGGGATGGGCGTCGCGCTCGGCGACTCGGTGATCGGCCTGACCGCGCTCGCGGCGATCCGGGCGCGCCATCCGCACGTGCGCTTCGTGCTGTACCGGCCCGCGCATGCGCCCGCGTACGTCGACGCGCTGTATCGGCTCGCGGCCGACGCGATCGCGCCGATCCGCACGCTGCCCTGGCCCGCGGCCGCGCTGCCGGAAAGCGACACGCGGATCGATCTCGGCAATCACCTGTACTGGCCCGCGTTCGCGACGCGGCCGATGATCGACTTCTTCCTCGCGTCGCTCGGCGTGCCGCCCGAATCGATCGCCGCCGATGCGAAGCGCAATCATTGGCTCGCCCGGCTGACGCTTCCGGAGCCGCCGCCCGAATGGCGCGGCCGGCGCTACGCGCTCTTCTGCCCGCAGGCCAGCACGCCGCTGCGCAGCATTCCGCCCGCGCGGCGCGCGGCGCTCGTCGACCGGCTTGCGCGGATCTACCGGCTGCCCGTGCTCGGCTTCGAGCCGATCGATCATCCGGACTACGTCGATGTGAGCGTCCACTCCGGCGATACCGCGCACTTCATCGGCTGGGTCGCGCAGGCGAGCGTCGTAATGTGCGCAGACACGTCGGCCGTGCATATCGCGGCCGGCTTCGACGTGCCGACGCTCGCGTGCTTTTCGAGCATCGCGCCCGAGCTGCGGGTGCGCGATTATCCTTTTTGCACGGCGATCGGGCTTGATGTGCCCGAGATGTTGCGCAATCGCCACAAAAGCGATGCCGTCGACGATATCGCGCTTGTCGACGCCGCGTATCGGCGCATCGATTGGGATGCGCTCGCGTGGCCGCCGGCGCGGGAGTGA
- a CDS encoding thiamine pyrophosphate-binding protein, giving the protein MPISPDLGQRAATGARLLVDALLANHVERVFCVPGESFLAVLDSLADETERIQTVVCRHEAAAANMAEALGKLTGRPGVAFVTRGPGATHASIGVHTAFQDSTPMILFIGQCAREHLDREAFQEIDYRRMFGQLAKWVAQIDDPRRIPEYLSHAFHVAMSGRPGPVVLALPEDVLSEPCAAQPVAPAAKRIAAAPSVAQMAELRERLARAERPLVIAGGSGWTPDACADLRTFVERWRLPIACAFRYQDTFDNEHPQYAGDVGLGVNPALARRIQEADLLFALGPRLGEATTGGYTLIDIPKPKQVLIHVHQGADELGRVYAADLPIASGMPEIASQLASLEPPASPAWAQSAADAHRAYLDWRTPKPMPGDVQLGDVMLQLRERLPHDAIVTNGAGNYAAWLHRHFAYRHFRSQLAPTSGAMGYGVPAALAAKSLYPQRTVVALAGDGCFMMAGNELATAMQYGLAIIVLVVNNGHFGTIRMHQERNYPARVHGTGLTNPDFAAYARAFGAHGETVERTADFLPALDRALASGLPALIEIRVPKDACTPAATLEQVREQGLRARRA; this is encoded by the coding sequence ATGCCGATTTCCCCGGACCTCGGGCAGCGCGCCGCCACCGGCGCACGCCTGCTCGTCGACGCCCTGCTCGCGAATCACGTCGAGCGCGTGTTCTGCGTTCCCGGCGAGAGCTTTCTCGCCGTCCTCGATTCCCTCGCCGACGAAACCGAACGCATCCAGACCGTCGTCTGCCGCCACGAGGCCGCCGCCGCGAACATGGCGGAGGCGCTCGGCAAGCTGACCGGCCGGCCCGGCGTCGCGTTCGTCACGCGCGGCCCCGGCGCGACGCACGCGTCGATCGGCGTGCACACCGCATTCCAGGATTCGACGCCGATGATCCTCTTCATCGGCCAGTGCGCGCGTGAGCATCTCGATCGCGAGGCGTTCCAGGAAATCGACTATCGGCGGATGTTCGGCCAGCTCGCGAAATGGGTCGCGCAGATCGACGATCCGCGCCGCATCCCCGAATACCTGAGCCACGCGTTTCACGTCGCGATGTCGGGCCGGCCAGGCCCGGTCGTGCTCGCGCTGCCTGAGGACGTGCTGTCCGAGCCCTGCGCCGCGCAGCCCGTCGCGCCCGCGGCGAAGCGCATCGCCGCCGCGCCGTCCGTCGCGCAGATGGCCGAGCTGCGCGAGCGGCTCGCACGCGCCGAGCGGCCGCTCGTGATCGCGGGCGGCAGCGGCTGGACGCCCGACGCATGCGCGGATCTGCGCACGTTCGTCGAGCGCTGGCGGTTGCCGATCGCGTGCGCGTTCCGCTACCAGGACACGTTCGACAACGAGCATCCGCAGTACGCGGGCGACGTCGGCCTCGGCGTGAATCCCGCACTCGCGCGCCGCATCCAGGAAGCGGACCTGCTGTTCGCGCTCGGCCCGCGCCTCGGCGAGGCGACGACGGGCGGCTACACGCTGATCGACATTCCGAAACCGAAGCAAGTGCTCATTCACGTGCATCAGGGCGCGGACGAGCTCGGGCGCGTCTACGCGGCCGATCTGCCGATCGCGTCGGGGATGCCCGAGATCGCCTCGCAGCTCGCCTCGCTCGAGCCGCCGGCCTCGCCCGCGTGGGCGCAGAGCGCGGCCGACGCGCATCGCGCGTATCTCGACTGGCGCACGCCGAAGCCGATGCCGGGCGACGTGCAGCTCGGCGACGTGATGCTGCAATTGCGCGAGCGGCTGCCGCACGACGCGATCGTCACGAACGGCGCGGGCAATTACGCGGCCTGGCTGCATCGCCATTTCGCGTACCGTCACTTCCGTTCGCAACTCGCGCCGACAAGCGGCGCGATGGGCTACGGCGTGCCGGCCGCGCTCGCGGCGAAGTCGCTGTATCCGCAGCGCACGGTCGTCGCGCTCGCGGGCGACGGCTGCTTCATGATGGCCGGCAACGAGCTCGCGACCGCGATGCAGTATGGTCTCGCGATCATCGTGCTTGTCGTGAACAACGGCCATTTCGGCACGATCCGCATGCATCAGGAGCGCAACTATCCGGCGCGCGTGCACGGCACGGGGCTGACGAATCCGGATTTCGCCGCGTACGCGCGCGCGTTCGGCGCGCATGGCGAGACGGTCGAGCGCACCGCCGATTTCCTGCCTGCGCTCGATCGCGCGCTCGCGAGCGGCCTGCCCGCGCTGATCGAGATCCGCGTGCCAAAGGATGCATGCACGCCCGCCGCGACGCTCGAGCAGGTGCGCGAGCAAGGCCTGCGCGCGCGCCGCGCGTGA
- a CDS encoding endonuclease/exonuclease/phosphatase family protein, whose product MIIATWNMLGATNAVYLNQVLQQTRANVLCLQECGTNFATLLEERAPIIGNDGAIIGYTGNFRAGAGFMECVYWEAPQDRLGLAVLSNIAPSARHILMPAAAGFNPNSPRAMPWCTVTDPQTRNAITIYSIHSPPVSRNVTLANVCTWNNAQIGQISQRGGTWACVGDFNAPPNAAGFVPPPQGAVVSSNRATQQGGGILDYAITNAPGFTFLQAGTQLVGASDHYPRSFRW is encoded by the coding sequence ATGATCATCGCTACGTGGAACATGCTGGGCGCAACCAATGCCGTCTATTTGAACCAGGTACTGCAACAAACCCGCGCAAACGTACTGTGCCTGCAGGAATGCGGGACGAACTTCGCGACGTTGCTGGAGGAAAGGGCGCCGATCATCGGCAACGACGGCGCGATCATCGGCTACACGGGTAACTTCAGAGCCGGCGCGGGCTTCATGGAATGCGTGTACTGGGAAGCGCCGCAAGACCGGCTCGGCCTCGCCGTGCTCAGCAACATCGCCCCGAGCGCGCGCCATATCCTGATGCCCGCCGCCGCGGGCTTCAATCCGAACAGCCCGCGCGCGATGCCGTGGTGCACGGTCACCGATCCCCAAACGCGTAACGCCATCACGATTTATTCGATTCACAGCCCGCCGGTATCCCGCAACGTCACGCTGGCCAATGTCTGCACGTGGAACAATGCGCAGATCGGACAGATCAGTCAGCGCGGCGGAACCTGGGCATGCGTCGGTGACTTCAATGCGCCGCCCAATGCGGCGGGATTCGTTCCACCGCCGCAAGGCGCCGTCGTGAGCAGCAACCGCGCGACGCAACAAGGCGGCGGCATTCTCGACTATGCGATCACCAACGCGCCTGGATTCACCTTTCTTCAGGCCGGAACTCAATTGGTCGGCGCATCGGATCACTACCCGCGGTCGTTCCGCTGGTAA
- a CDS encoding L-serine ammonia-lyase, protein MAVSVFDLFKIGIGPSSSHTVGPMRAALMFAQGLERDALLAATASVKVELYGSLGATGKGHGTDRGVMLGLMGDAPDTVDPSTIAARLDAVRDSKSLALLGAHPVPFVPKEHIAFYRQALPEHPNAMKLRAIDATGAVLRETTYLSVGGGFVVTAGAPNTKVLAAVEQMAHPFRTSAELLALTDSTGKSIAQLMWENERAWHTEEETRAGLLKIWDVMQSCVARGCGIDNPDADGNLPGPFQVKRRAPQLHRALTDNPERALQDPLSMIDWINLYAIAVNEENAAGGRVVTAPTNGAAGIIPAVLHYYTRFTPGANEQGVIDFLMTAAAIGILYKLNASISGAEVGCQGEVGVACSMAAGALAAVLGGTPQQVENAAEIGMEHNLGLTCDPVGGMVQIPCIERNAMASVKAVNAARMALRGDGTHYVSLDSVIKTMRETGADMKTKYKETSRGGLAVNIVEC, encoded by the coding sequence ATGGCAGTCAGCGTGTTCGATCTTTTCAAAATCGGTATCGGCCCGTCGAGCTCGCATACGGTCGGTCCGATGCGGGCCGCGCTGATGTTCGCGCAAGGGCTCGAGCGCGACGCGCTGCTCGCCGCGACCGCGAGCGTGAAAGTCGAGCTGTACGGCTCGCTCGGCGCGACGGGCAAGGGCCACGGCACCGATCGCGGCGTGATGCTCGGCCTGATGGGCGATGCGCCCGACACCGTCGATCCGTCGACGATCGCCGCACGGCTCGACGCCGTGCGCGATTCGAAGTCGCTCGCGCTGCTCGGCGCGCATCCGGTGCCGTTCGTGCCGAAGGAGCACATCGCGTTCTACCGGCAGGCGCTGCCCGAGCATCCGAACGCGATGAAGCTGCGCGCGATCGACGCGACGGGCGCGGTGCTGCGCGAGACGACGTATCTGTCCGTGGGCGGCGGCTTCGTCGTCACCGCGGGCGCGCCGAACACGAAGGTGCTCGCCGCCGTCGAGCAGATGGCGCATCCGTTTCGCACGAGCGCCGAGCTGCTCGCGCTCACCGATTCGACCGGCAAGTCGATCGCGCAGTTGATGTGGGAGAACGAGCGCGCGTGGCACACCGAGGAGGAGACGCGCGCGGGCCTGCTGAAGATCTGGGACGTGATGCAATCTTGCGTCGCGCGCGGCTGCGGCATCGACAACCCGGACGCCGACGGCAACCTGCCCGGCCCGTTCCAGGTCAAGCGCCGCGCGCCGCAGCTCCATCGCGCGCTGACGGACAATCCGGAACGCGCGTTGCAGGACCCGCTGTCGATGATCGACTGGATCAACCTGTACGCGATCGCGGTCAACGAAGAGAACGCGGCGGGCGGGCGCGTCGTCACCGCGCCCACCAACGGCGCGGCGGGCATCATCCCGGCCGTCCTCCATTACTACACGCGCTTCACGCCGGGCGCGAACGAGCAAGGCGTGATCGACTTCCTGATGACGGCGGCGGCGATCGGCATCCTGTACAAGCTCAACGCGTCGATCTCGGGCGCCGAAGTCGGCTGCCAGGGCGAAGTCGGCGTCGCGTGCTCGATGGCGGCGGGCGCGCTCGCGGCCGTGCTGGGCGGCACGCCGCAACAGGTCGAGAACGCGGCCGAAATCGGCATGGAGCACAACCTCGGCCTCACCTGCGATCCGGTCGGCGGGATGGTGCAGATTCCGTGCATCGAGCGCAACGCGATGGCGTCGGTGAAGGCCGTCAACGCCGCGCGCATGGCGCTGCGCGGCGACGGCACGCACTACGTGTCGCTCGACTCCGTGATCAAGACGATGCGCGAGACGGGCGCGGACATGAAGACGAAGTACAAGGAAACGTCGCGCGGCGGGCTGGCGGTGAATATCGTCGAGTGCTGA
- a CDS encoding alginate lyase family protein, with protein MVRQTFPGRAQAMRRRLSALAPALLATAALTAAGPARAAMNFCAAPALQSSEATHAEPGVQALIKSVDAHLNDEPKALPRVHTEGTLPHEGIYDQSAEALNDMELMRNAALAWRVTNQSRYLALVDRFLSAWVNTYRPSFNPIDETRFESLILAYDMTASVLPVKTRNATAAFIASLGNGYVQQIDAQKRPLKGTWRNNWQSHRIKLIALAAFTLGDRRMMNAAQRLFVEHLADNIEPDGTTYDFLERDALHYAVYDLQPLVTAALAARRFNRNWLRERAPNGATLAAALDWLAPYARGEKTHEEFVHSPVPFDAKRREAGLPGYSGMWEPKNATELFHLAARLDGRYAGIAQQLSPMPPAWLAACLPLPAR; from the coding sequence ATGGTGCGTCAGACGTTTCCGGGCCGCGCGCAGGCGATGCGGCGGCGCTTGAGCGCGCTCGCGCCGGCGCTTCTCGCCACCGCCGCGCTGACGGCGGCCGGCCCCGCGCGAGCGGCGATGAATTTCTGCGCCGCACCGGCGCTGCAGAGCAGCGAAGCGACGCACGCCGAACCGGGCGTGCAGGCGCTCATCAAGAGCGTCGACGCGCATCTGAACGACGAGCCGAAGGCGCTGCCGCGCGTGCACACCGAAGGCACGCTGCCGCACGAAGGCATCTACGACCAGAGCGCCGAGGCGCTCAACGACATGGAGCTGATGCGCAACGCGGCGCTCGCGTGGCGCGTGACGAACCAGAGCCGCTATCTGGCGCTCGTCGACCGCTTTCTGTCGGCGTGGGTGAACACTTACCGCCCAAGCTTCAATCCGATCGACGAGACGCGCTTCGAGAGCCTGATCCTCGCGTACGACATGACCGCGAGCGTGCTGCCCGTGAAAACGCGCAACGCGACGGCCGCGTTCATCGCGTCGCTCGGCAACGGCTACGTGCAGCAGATCGACGCGCAGAAGCGCCCGCTCAAGGGCACGTGGCGCAACAACTGGCAAAGCCACCGGATCAAGCTGATCGCGCTCGCCGCGTTCACGCTCGGCGACCGTAGGATGATGAACGCCGCGCAGCGCCTGTTCGTCGAGCATCTCGCCGACAACATCGAGCCGGACGGCACGACGTACGATTTTCTCGAGCGCGACGCGCTGCATTACGCGGTCTACGATCTGCAGCCGCTCGTGACGGCGGCGCTCGCGGCGCGGCGCTTCAACCGCAACTGGCTGCGCGAGCGCGCGCCGAACGGCGCGACGCTCGCCGCCGCGCTCGACTGGCTCGCGCCGTACGCGCGCGGCGAGAAGACGCACGAAGAATTCGTCCACTCGCCGGTGCCGTTCGACGCGAAGCGCCGCGAGGCAGGCCTGCCCGGCTATTCGGGCATGTGGGAGCCGAAGAACGCAACCGAGCTGTTCCACCTCGCCGCGCGCCTCGACGGCCGCTACGCGGGCATCGCCCAGCAACTCTCGCCGATGCCGCCGGCGTGGCTGGCCGCGTGCCTGCCGCTGCCGGCGCGGTGA
- a CDS encoding ubiquinol-cytochrome C reductase: MLAGLAGECERARRPQRRIADGASPLKGARRGERAAPAHHA; this comes from the coding sequence ATGTTAGCCGGACTTGCGGGCGAATGCGAACGCGCGCGCCGTCCGCAACGACGGATTGCGGACGGCGCGTCGCCGTTGAAAGGAGCGCGGCGCGGCGAGCGGGCCGCGCCGGCGCATCATGCGTAA
- the gcvP gene encoding aminomethyl-transferring glycine dehydrogenase: MKLEHPDHLMNRTPLSLAALETHDAFAERHIGPDDASQRAMLDTLGFATRAALIDAVIPAPIRRRDALPLGPFAQPLSEAEALAALRELADKNQVFRSYIGQGYYDSHTPAVILRNVLENPAWYTAYTPYQPEISQGRLEALLNFQQMVADLTGLAISNASLLDEATAAAEAMTLLQRVGKPKSNVFYVADDVLPQTLEVIRTRAKPVGIDVKTGPAADAAGANAFGVLLQYPGANGDVRDYRALAAAIHAAGGHVVVAADILSLTVLTPPGEWGADVAVGNTQRFGVPMGFGGPHAAYMAVRDEFKRQMPGRLVGVTVDAQGKPALRLALQTREQHIRREKATSNVCTAQALLAIMASMYAVYHGPRGLKTIALRVNRIAALLAAGVKQIGYASVNDTFFDTLTIDAGARAAQIHELAKAKRINLRRASDTQVGVSVDETTTRADLADLLAIFAQAAGATAPDVDSLDAALPAVPALPAGLERTSAYLTHHVFNRHHSETEMLRYLRSLSDKDLALDRSMIPLGSCTMKLNATSEMLPVTWPEFGRIHPFAPAEQTVGYREMIDQLEQMLVAATGYAAVSLQPNAGSQGEYAGLLIIHAYHESRGESHRDICLIPASAHGTNPASAHMAGMKVVVVACDAQGNVDIEDLKAKAEQHSKDLAAIMITYPSTHGVFEQNVREICEIVHAHGGQVYVDGANMNAMVGLTAPGQFGGDVSHLNLHKTFCIPHGGGGPGVGPVAVGAHLAKFLPNQRSTGYARGEEGIGAVSAAPYGSASILPISWMYIAMMGAKNLTAATETAILNANYIAKRLAPHYPVLYSGPGGLVAHECILDLRPIKDSSGITVDDVAKRLMDYGFHAPTMSFPVPGTLMVEPTESESQEELDRFIAAMVAIRDEIRAVEEGRADREDNPLRHAPHTAAVVTANEWPHAYSREQAAYPVASLGTNKYWPPVGRADNAYGDRNLFCSCVPVSDYA; encoded by the coding sequence ATGAAGCTCGAACACCCGGATCACCTGATGAACCGCACGCCCCTCTCGCTCGCCGCGCTCGAAACGCACGACGCGTTCGCCGAACGCCACATCGGCCCCGACGACGCCAGCCAGCGCGCGATGCTCGACACGCTCGGCTTCGCAACGCGCGCAGCGCTGATCGACGCCGTGATTCCCGCGCCGATCCGCCGCCGCGACGCGCTGCCGCTCGGCCCGTTCGCACAGCCGCTGAGCGAGGCGGAAGCGCTCGCCGCACTGCGCGAACTCGCGGACAAGAACCAGGTGTTCCGCTCGTACATCGGCCAAGGCTATTACGACTCGCACACACCCGCCGTCATCCTGCGCAACGTGCTCGAAAACCCGGCGTGGTACACCGCGTACACGCCGTACCAGCCCGAAATCTCACAGGGCCGCCTCGAGGCGCTCCTGAACTTCCAGCAGATGGTCGCCGACCTGACGGGCCTCGCGATCTCGAACGCGTCGCTGCTCGACGAGGCGACGGCCGCCGCCGAGGCGATGACGCTGCTGCAGCGCGTCGGCAAGCCGAAGTCGAACGTGTTCTATGTCGCCGACGACGTGCTGCCGCAAACGCTCGAAGTGATCAGGACGCGCGCGAAGCCGGTGGGCATCGACGTGAAGACGGGCCCGGCCGCCGACGCCGCCGGCGCGAACGCGTTCGGCGTGCTGCTCCAGTATCCGGGCGCGAACGGCGACGTGCGCGACTACCGCGCGCTCGCCGCCGCGATCCATGCGGCGGGCGGCCACGTCGTCGTCGCGGCCGACATCCTCTCGCTCACCGTGCTCACGCCGCCCGGCGAATGGGGCGCGGACGTCGCGGTGGGCAACACGCAGCGCTTCGGCGTGCCGATGGGCTTCGGCGGCCCGCACGCCGCGTACATGGCGGTGCGCGACGAATTCAAGCGGCAAATGCCGGGGCGCCTCGTCGGCGTGACCGTCGACGCGCAGGGCAAGCCCGCGCTGCGCCTCGCGCTGCAAACCCGCGAACAGCACATCCGCCGCGAGAAGGCGACGTCGAACGTCTGCACCGCGCAGGCGCTCCTCGCGATCATGGCGAGCATGTACGCGGTCTATCACGGCCCGCGCGGCCTGAAGACGATCGCGCTGCGCGTGAACCGCATCGCCGCGCTCCTCGCCGCGGGCGTCAAGCAGATCGGCTACGCGAGCGTCAACGACACGTTCTTCGACACGCTGACGATCGACGCGGGCGCGCGCGCCGCGCAGATCCACGAGCTCGCGAAAGCGAAGCGCATCAACCTGCGCCGCGCGAGCGACACGCAAGTCGGCGTATCGGTCGACGAAACGACGACGCGCGCCGATCTCGCCGATCTGCTCGCGATCTTCGCGCAGGCGGCGGGCGCGACGGCGCCCGACGTCGACTCGCTCGACGCCGCGCTGCCCGCCGTGCCCGCGCTGCCGGCCGGCCTCGAGCGCACGAGCGCGTATCTGACGCACCACGTGTTCAACCGCCATCATTCGGAAACGGAAATGCTGCGCTACCTGCGCAGCCTGTCGGACAAGGATCTCGCGCTCGACCGCTCGATGATCCCGCTCGGCTCGTGCACGATGAAGCTGAACGCGACGTCGGAAATGCTGCCCGTCACGTGGCCCGAATTCGGCCGGATTCACCCGTTCGCGCCGGCCGAGCAGACCGTCGGCTACCGCGAGATGATCGACCAGCTCGAACAGATGCTCGTCGCGGCGACGGGCTACGCGGCCGTGTCGCTGCAGCCGAACGCGGGCTCGCAGGGCGAGTACGCGGGCCTCTTGATCATCCACGCGTATCACGAATCGCGCGGCGAGAGCCATCGCGACATCTGCCTGATTCCGGCGTCCGCGCACGGCACGAACCCGGCGTCCGCGCACATGGCCGGCATGAAGGTGGTGGTGGTCGCGTGCGACGCGCAGGGCAACGTCGACATCGAGGATCTCAAGGCGAAGGCCGAGCAGCACTCGAAGGACCTCGCGGCGATCATGATCACGTATCCGTCGACGCACGGCGTGTTCGAGCAGAACGTGCGCGAGATCTGCGAGATCGTGCACGCGCACGGCGGCCAGGTGTACGTCGACGGCGCGAACATGAACGCGATGGTCGGCCTGACCGCGCCGGGCCAGTTCGGCGGCGACGTGTCGCACCTGAACCTGCACAAGACCTTCTGCATCCCGCACGGCGGCGGCGGCCCCGGCGTCGGCCCGGTCGCGGTCGGCGCGCACCTCGCGAAGTTCCTGCCGAACCAGCGCTCGACCGGCTACGCGCGCGGCGAGGAAGGCATCGGCGCGGTGTCGGCCGCGCCGTACGGCTCGGCGTCGATCCTGCCGATCTCGTGGATGTACATCGCGATGATGGGCGCGAAGAACCTGACCGCCGCCACCGAAACCGCGATCCTCAACGCGAACTACATCGCGAAGCGCCTCGCGCCGCACTACCCGGTGCTGTATTCGGGCCCGGGCGGGCTGGTTGCGCACGAATGCATTCTCGACCTGCGTCCGATCAAGGATTCGAGCGGCATCACCGTCGACGACGTCGCGAAGCGCCTGATGGACTACGGCTTCCACGCGCCGACGATGAGCTTCCCGGTGCCGGGCACGCTGATGGTCGAGCCGACCGAATCGGAATCGCAGGAGGAGCTCGACCGCTTCATCGCCGCGATGGTCGCGATCCGCGACGAAATCCGCGCGGTCGAGGAAGGCCGCGCCGATCGCGAGGACAACCCGCTGCGTCACGCACCGCACACGGCGGCCGTCGTCACCGCGAACGAATGGCCGCACGCGTACTCGCGCGAGCAGGCCGCGTACCCGGTCGCGTCGCTCGGCACGAACAAGTACTGGCCGCCCGTCGGCCGCGCGGACAACGCATATGGCGACCGCAATCTGTTCTGCTCCTGCGTTCCGGTATCGGATTACGCATGA
- the gcvH gene encoding glycine cleavage system protein GcvH — protein sequence MSNIPADLKYTEEHEWVRTEADGTLTVGITDHAQETLGDIVFLELPEVGKTVKAGDAIGVVESVKAASDIYTPVSGEVVEVNTAIVDTPDEVNGDAYASWLFKIKLEAGASTDKLIDAAAYEKLVG from the coding sequence ATGAGCAACATTCCGGCCGATCTGAAGTACACGGAAGAACACGAGTGGGTCCGCACCGAAGCGGACGGCACGCTGACGGTCGGCATCACCGACCACGCGCAGGAAACGCTCGGCGACATCGTCTTCCTCGAGCTGCCCGAAGTCGGCAAGACCGTGAAGGCGGGCGACGCCATCGGCGTCGTCGAATCGGTGAAGGCGGCGTCCGACATCTACACGCCGGTGTCGGGCGAGGTGGTCGAAGTGAACACGGCAATCGTCGACACGCCCGACGAGGTCAACGGCGACGCGTACGCGAGCTGGCTCTTCAAGATCAAGCTCGAAGCGGGCGCGTCGACCGACAAGCTGATCGACGCCGCCGCCTACGAGAAGCTGGTCGGCTAA